In Myxococcus stipitatus, the following are encoded in one genomic region:
- a CDS encoding OmpP1/FadL family transporter — protein MKKTLSLVALLAAGSSQAAGFQINTHSARSTGMGNAAAAWLEDSSAIYSNAANILGVNKLDVTVGDTGILPGIKFTPTLGAEQGQKTTLSPPPHLFIAYKPFDKFAVGLGVYTPFGANSRWVDDFVGRFKAQESAMAVYNINPTAAYQLHERFRIGAGLNIYRGTLELKRALGFVESEGQVHLGGSAWGVGYNIGVQAVVVPQLITMGLQYRSDADLTFKGKADFQNVPAEFQARLPDGRVEGDVTLPATVAWGVAVTPLDNLTLAFDANWVDWSSFQELAIEFPDNPAINNPLPKKWRAKWNFHLGGEYGVTPDLQVRAGLIYDPAPGPHGTLTPDLPDADRYGVSVGAGYRWNSLRADFGYQYVTLADNKSTAPGISGTYNGSAHVFGLTLGYSM, from the coding sequence ATGAAGAAGACACTCTCCCTCGTAGCGCTGCTGGCCGCGGGTTCCTCCCAGGCGGCGGGCTTCCAGATCAACACGCACAGCGCCCGCTCCACGGGCATGGGCAACGCGGCGGCCGCGTGGCTGGAGGACTCCTCCGCCATCTACTCGAACGCCGCGAACATCCTCGGTGTGAACAAGCTGGACGTGACGGTGGGCGACACCGGCATCCTCCCCGGCATCAAGTTCACCCCGACGCTCGGCGCCGAGCAGGGCCAGAAGACGACGCTGTCGCCTCCGCCGCACCTGTTCATCGCCTACAAGCCCTTCGACAAGTTCGCGGTGGGCCTGGGCGTCTACACGCCGTTCGGCGCGAACAGCCGCTGGGTGGATGACTTCGTGGGCCGCTTCAAGGCCCAGGAGTCGGCCATGGCCGTCTACAACATCAACCCCACCGCCGCGTACCAGCTCCACGAGCGCTTCCGCATCGGCGCGGGTCTGAACATCTACCGCGGCACGCTGGAGCTCAAGCGCGCGCTGGGCTTCGTGGAGAGCGAAGGCCAGGTGCACCTGGGCGGCTCGGCGTGGGGCGTGGGCTACAACATCGGCGTGCAGGCCGTCGTGGTGCCGCAGCTCATCACCATGGGCCTGCAGTACCGCAGCGACGCGGACCTCACCTTCAAGGGCAAGGCTGACTTCCAGAACGTGCCCGCGGAGTTCCAGGCGCGTCTGCCGGACGGGCGCGTGGAGGGTGACGTCACCCTGCCCGCGACCGTGGCGTGGGGTGTTGCCGTCACCCCGCTGGACAACCTGACGCTCGCGTTCGACGCGAACTGGGTGGACTGGTCCTCGTTCCAGGAGCTCGCCATCGAGTTCCCGGACAACCCGGCCATCAACAACCCGCTGCCCAAGAAGTGGCGCGCGAAGTGGAACTTCCACCTCGGTGGTGAGTACGGCGTGACGCCGGACCTCCAGGTCCGCGCCGGCCTCATCTACGACCCGGCTCCGGGTCCGCACGGCACGCTGACGCCGGACCTCCCGGACGCGGACCGCTACGGCGTGTCCGTGGGTGCTGGCTACCGCTGGAACTCGCTGCGCGCGGACTTCGGCTACCAGTACGTCACGCTGGCCGACAACAAGAGCACCGCGCCGGGCATCTCCGGCACGTACAACGGCTCCGCGCACGTGTTCGGCCTGACGCTCGGCTACTCGATGTAA
- a CDS encoding cyclic nucleotide-binding domain-containing protein produces MAGAAEVSNLLLKEGARGRGSLVAGPVRVVWEAVMQAAVDVAVRAYEDLSPVQRERVLEESVNVPAQARSALVDVLRRARDFAGAARLLEAQGADADAAALHEQAGALMLAAEAWLRAGELARASAAFERAGALERALELYRALDARESMAQCLTRLQRPLEAAEVYHALGYAHAELEALRGVPPEHPRRREAVLRMCALLDEQGESWRALVLLADARQESAAAREDEVLKAEHLRLLRHLDLSGASQALASAAAAASVESSPPVTERASPAPDGYEYLKAIPIFAELALEDLKDLFRMAHQVVIPAGTTVLEKGAQGTGLLVLLEGTVDVASGPGPDARLLNTLGPGTWLGEISLILDGPTSAHVRSRSPVRALRVTRADFQHYLATHEAAALRIYRLFTHNLAERVRALSA; encoded by the coding sequence ATGGCGGGGGCCGCTGAGGTGTCCAACCTCCTCTTGAAAGAGGGTGCCAGAGGGCGGGGTTCGCTCGTCGCGGGCCCTGTCCGCGTGGTGTGGGAGGCGGTGATGCAGGCTGCGGTGGACGTGGCGGTACGGGCCTACGAGGACTTGTCGCCCGTGCAGCGAGAGCGCGTGCTGGAGGAGTCCGTGAACGTGCCCGCGCAGGCGCGCTCGGCGCTGGTGGATGTGTTGCGCCGCGCCCGGGACTTCGCCGGAGCGGCCCGTCTGCTGGAAGCCCAAGGCGCGGACGCGGACGCGGCGGCGCTGCACGAGCAGGCCGGAGCGCTGATGCTCGCGGCCGAGGCCTGGCTGCGCGCCGGGGAGCTCGCCCGCGCGTCGGCGGCCTTTGAGCGGGCGGGGGCGTTGGAGCGCGCGCTGGAGTTGTACCGCGCGCTGGACGCGCGTGAGTCCATGGCGCAATGCCTGACACGACTGCAGCGTCCGCTGGAGGCGGCGGAGGTCTACCACGCGCTGGGTTATGCCCACGCGGAGCTGGAGGCGCTCCGGGGCGTACCTCCCGAGCATCCCCGGCGCCGCGAGGCGGTGCTGCGCATGTGCGCGCTGCTGGACGAGCAGGGAGAGTCCTGGCGCGCGCTGGTGCTCTTGGCGGACGCGCGGCAGGAGTCCGCGGCGGCGCGAGAGGACGAGGTGCTCAAGGCGGAGCACCTGCGCTTGTTGAGGCATCTGGATTTGAGCGGGGCCTCGCAGGCGTTGGCGTCCGCGGCGGCCGCCGCGTCGGTGGAGTCCTCTCCGCCGGTGACGGAGCGGGCGAGTCCAGCGCCGGATGGGTATGAGTACCTCAAGGCCATTCCCATCTTCGCGGAGCTGGCGCTGGAGGACTTGAAGGACCTGTTCCGCATGGCGCACCAGGTGGTCATCCCGGCGGGCACCACCGTGTTGGAGAAGGGCGCGCAGGGCACGGGCCTGTTGGTGTTGTTGGAGGGCACCGTGGACGTGGCGAGTGGTCCGGGACCGGACGCACGGCTTCTCAACACCTTGGGACCCGGGACGTGGCTGGGGGAAATCTCTCTCATCCTGGATGGGCCCACGTCCGCGCATGTGCGCTCACGTTCCCCGGTGAGGGCGTTGCGGGTGACTCGCGCGGACTTCCAGCACTATCTGGCCACGCATGAGGCCGCGGCCCTGCGAATCTATCGACTGTTCACACACAACCTCGCGGAGCGGGTGCGTGCGTTGAGTGCATAG
- a CDS encoding beta-propeller domain-containing protein, whose translation MRSPRLQRRHLLSGLLLALVISACPDEGRPLTRAEVEAITFTRLEPFGTEQAFNFHLELVGKIRDSLWGGGGPVLGCGGSSGDEGGLSTTPPTQDPSITHNQESGVDEGDIVKAVGDWFVVLRRGRLFTVRQVEGALQPVTEVAAYPLGYSSSTLYDEMLVHERRIVVVGYNHFHQTTEVALFRLDDAGGLTHEGTHFIGSNDYYSSRGYASRLVNGTLVFYMPVTLSSQPGQQPVDELPKVRTWLNGVGFSEWNPILARMDIYKPLQTTLWPMLHTVVRCDLNARDFSCTASALMGPGTNTFYVSRDAVYVWVSPGFESWMIEGERYDVERIRDSVVYRLPLDGSAPEALRTRGNPTDAFSLRESEDGHLEALLVSKVQGNTRWGPELSYVDGRVALMRAPLSGFAPELAPFRPEDFTVLPGPTQGLFQNRFVGNHVLWGSGALKSEWTPSPGEQSVWVTDVRWPREVHRLTLEHAVARLEPLGTQGALVVGEDPSGLHLTTLALGDGGPERRGSLRYPSSTQGETRSHAFFFKPAGTGGGGVMGLALRLQGGEWSHLRYGSAEVSFMRVDPDLKLSRLGMLRATATSSYDDSCNTSCTDWYGNTRPIFYRDRVFALMGYEFLEARVTESAVEETFRVSYLRPAR comes from the coding sequence ATGCGTTCCCCACGCCTCCAACGTCGCCACCTTCTCTCCGGGCTGTTGCTCGCCCTCGTCATCTCCGCGTGTCCAGATGAGGGCCGGCCGCTCACTCGCGCGGAGGTGGAGGCCATCACCTTCACGCGGCTGGAGCCCTTCGGGACGGAGCAGGCCTTCAACTTCCACCTGGAGTTGGTGGGGAAGATTCGAGACAGCCTCTGGGGCGGCGGGGGCCCCGTCCTGGGCTGTGGTGGCTCCAGCGGGGATGAGGGAGGCCTCTCCACGACGCCTCCCACCCAGGACCCCTCCATCACCCACAACCAGGAGTCCGGTGTCGACGAGGGAGACATCGTCAAGGCGGTGGGGGACTGGTTCGTCGTCCTGCGCCGGGGCCGGCTCTTCACCGTGCGGCAGGTGGAGGGCGCGCTCCAACCGGTGACCGAGGTGGCCGCCTATCCTCTCGGTTACTCCAGCAGCACCCTGTACGACGAGATGCTGGTGCATGAGCGCCGCATCGTCGTCGTGGGCTACAACCACTTCCACCAGACCACGGAGGTCGCCCTCTTCCGCCTCGACGACGCGGGAGGGCTGACGCACGAGGGCACCCACTTCATCGGCTCCAACGACTACTACTCGTCGCGGGGCTACGCGAGCCGGCTGGTGAACGGCACCCTGGTCTTCTACATGCCCGTCACCCTGTCGAGCCAGCCGGGCCAGCAGCCGGTGGACGAGCTGCCCAAGGTGCGCACGTGGCTGAATGGCGTCGGGTTCTCCGAATGGAACCCCATCCTCGCGCGGATGGACATCTACAAGCCCTTGCAGACCACCTTGTGGCCCATGCTGCACACGGTGGTGCGCTGCGACCTGAACGCCCGGGACTTCTCGTGCACGGCGAGCGCGTTGATGGGGCCGGGCACGAATACCTTCTACGTGTCGCGGGACGCGGTGTACGTCTGGGTCTCTCCGGGCTTCGAGTCATGGATGATCGAGGGCGAACGGTACGACGTGGAGAGGATTCGGGACTCGGTGGTGTACCGGCTGCCGCTGGACGGGAGCGCGCCTGAAGCCCTGCGCACGCGAGGCAACCCCACGGACGCGTTCTCCCTGCGCGAGAGCGAGGACGGCCACCTGGAGGCCCTGCTCGTGAGCAAGGTCCAGGGCAACACGCGATGGGGGCCGGAGCTGTCCTATGTCGACGGGCGGGTGGCCCTGATGCGCGCGCCCCTCTCCGGCTTCGCACCAGAACTGGCGCCGTTCCGGCCGGAGGACTTCACCGTGCTGCCAGGCCCCACGCAGGGCCTCTTCCAGAATCGCTTCGTGGGCAACCACGTGCTGTGGGGCTCGGGCGCGCTGAAGAGCGAATGGACCCCGTCTCCAGGTGAGCAGTCCGTCTGGGTGACGGACGTGCGCTGGCCTCGGGAGGTGCACCGGCTCACGCTGGAGCACGCGGTGGCGCGGCTGGAGCCGCTGGGGACGCAAGGAGCGCTGGTGGTGGGCGAGGACCCCTCCGGGCTGCACCTCACCACGTTGGCGCTAGGGGACGGCGGGCCCGAGCGGCGCGGCTCCCTGCGCTACCCGAGTTCGACGCAGGGTGAGACTCGCAGCCACGCCTTCTTCTTCAAGCCGGCGGGCACGGGCGGTGGGGGCGTGATGGGGCTTGCGCTGCGGCTCCAGGGTGGAGAGTGGAGTCACCTGCGCTACGGCTCGGCGGAGGTGTCCTTCATGCGCGTGGACCCGGACCTGAAGCTGTCGAGACTGGGGATGCTCAGGGCCACGGCGACCTCGTCGTATGACGACTCGTGCAACACGTCGTGCACGGACTGGTACGGCAACACGCGCCCCATCTTCTATCGCGACCGCGTGTTCGCGCTGATGGGCTACGAATTCCTGGAGGCCCGCGTCACCGAGAGCGCGGTGGAGGAGACCTTCCGCGTGTCCTATCTGCGACCCGCCCGCTGA
- a CDS encoding endonuclease V — protein MLACLDVDYRPDVTVAACVVFRDWTDATEATHHVDRGPPAAEYEPGQFYRRELPHLLRVLALVPEKLEAIVVDGYVWLGEDKPGLGAHLYEALGRAVPVIGVAKTAFHSSGIAVPVLRGQSQRPLFVTAVGMSTATAAEHLQRMHGDARRPTLLGRVDRLCREG, from the coding sequence ATGCTCGCCTGCTTGGACGTGGACTACCGCCCGGACGTCACCGTGGCCGCGTGTGTCGTGTTCCGCGATTGGACGGACGCCACCGAGGCCACGCACCACGTGGACCGGGGCCCTCCCGCGGCGGAGTACGAGCCGGGGCAGTTCTATCGCCGCGAGCTGCCGCACCTGCTGCGGGTGCTGGCCCTGGTGCCCGAGAAGCTGGAGGCCATCGTCGTGGATGGCTATGTGTGGCTGGGCGAGGACAAGCCCGGCCTGGGCGCGCACCTGTATGAAGCGCTCGGCCGCGCGGTGCCCGTCATCGGCGTGGCGAAGACGGCCTTCCACTCCAGCGGCATCGCGGTCCCCGTGCTGCGAGGCCAGAGCCAGCGCCCCCTCTTCGTCACCGCCGTGGGCATGAGCACCGCCACCGCCGCGGAGCACCTCCAGCGCATGCACGGCGACGCGCGCAGGCCCACGCTACTGGGCCGCGTGGACCGGCTGTGCCGCGAGGGATGA
- a CDS encoding DUF1444 family protein, producing MGFWKKLFGGGKQDAGSQETVSPREYLLREVEAALAEDSSVEEVRRLPDDYGLHFTRNGESVQTYLDNLFAETRELSPEQRAQVIRRFLAAFSGTKASQSTWEEVQARLLPVVRSAAFGVMAPPSDAPTRTLVARHTIPCLRELLVVDQPDASMYVQHEHLAEWGVSEEEAYVTAFANLARIQDVGVDLQEERPSPVWSVDSEDSYETSRLLLPGFLASFAGRVSGRPIAVIPTRSTLVIAGDQDPATVSRLCDLGEREFEASARSISPCLYTVDDAGRVVPYRRAGHDALALRIRRTHMRFAMGEYTAQKEFLDEQHEAKGVDLFVASYGAMTREKDDAPLSWCSWSADVDALLPKTDVVVMHLGEEDILPVPFSVVQRLAPDCLTLVPELWPTRYRTTGWPPPRVLEQLRAAGVDIGTYEVP from the coding sequence ATGGGGTTCTGGAAGAAGCTCTTTGGTGGTGGGAAGCAAGACGCGGGCTCGCAAGAGACGGTGAGCCCGCGTGAGTATCTGCTCCGCGAGGTGGAGGCCGCGCTGGCCGAGGACTCCTCGGTCGAAGAAGTGAGGCGCCTGCCGGATGACTACGGCCTGCACTTCACGCGCAACGGCGAGTCCGTCCAGACGTACCTGGACAACCTCTTCGCGGAGACCCGCGAGCTGTCTCCCGAGCAGCGAGCCCAGGTCATCCGCCGCTTCCTCGCGGCGTTCTCCGGAACCAAGGCCAGCCAGTCCACGTGGGAGGAGGTCCAGGCGCGGCTGTTGCCCGTGGTGCGCTCGGCCGCGTTTGGAGTGATGGCGCCTCCGTCGGATGCACCCACCCGCACGCTGGTGGCGCGCCACACCATCCCCTGCCTGCGGGAGCTGCTGGTGGTGGACCAGCCCGACGCGTCCATGTACGTGCAGCACGAGCACCTGGCGGAGTGGGGGGTCTCCGAGGAGGAGGCGTACGTCACCGCCTTCGCCAACCTCGCGCGAATCCAGGACGTGGGCGTGGACCTCCAGGAGGAGCGGCCCAGCCCCGTGTGGTCGGTGGACTCCGAGGATTCGTATGAGACCTCGCGGCTGCTGCTCCCCGGCTTCCTCGCGTCCTTCGCGGGCCGCGTGTCGGGGCGCCCCATCGCCGTCATCCCCACGCGCTCCACGCTGGTCATCGCCGGAGACCAGGACCCCGCCACGGTGAGCCGGTTGTGCGACCTGGGCGAGCGCGAGTTCGAGGCCAGCGCACGCAGCATCTCTCCCTGCCTCTACACGGTGGACGACGCGGGCCGCGTGGTGCCCTACCGGAGGGCCGGCCACGACGCCCTCGCGCTGCGCATCCGCCGCACGCACATGCGCTTCGCCATGGGCGAGTACACCGCCCAGAAGGAGTTCCTGGACGAGCAGCATGAAGCCAAGGGCGTGGACCTGTTCGTCGCCAGCTACGGCGCCATGACGCGCGAGAAAGACGACGCTCCGCTCTCCTGGTGCAGTTGGAGCGCGGACGTGGACGCGCTCCTGCCGAAGACCGACGTGGTGGTCATGCACCTGGGGGAAGAGGACATCCTCCCGGTGCCCTTCTCCGTCGTGCAGCGGCTGGCGCCGGACTGCCTGACCTTGGTCCCCGAGCTGTGGCCCACGCGCTACCGCACCACCGGGTGGCCTCCGCCGCGAGTGCTCGAGCAGCTTCGCGCGGCGGGTGTGGACATCGGGACCTACGAGGTCCCCTGA
- a CDS encoding DUF2203 domain-containing protein yields MRLSSLRESSRGDTWASHCMLEGMRYFSVDEANRLVPLLNRTFEHIRPWVERVQQLVETLGTPEGKALANHEALREERDALLEKVRLELRQFHEMGLEIKGAQGLVDFRAHRGEEPVYLCWRLGEPAVSHWHGMYDGFSGRRPIDSPDEFAPTYLS; encoded by the coding sequence GTGCGGTTGTCCTCGCTCCGGGAAAGCAGCCGTGGCGACACCTGGGCCAGCCACTGCATGCTGGAGGGGATGCGCTACTTCAGCGTCGACGAGGCGAACCGGCTGGTGCCGCTCTTGAACCGAACCTTCGAGCACATCCGCCCGTGGGTGGAGCGCGTGCAGCAGCTGGTGGAGACACTGGGCACGCCCGAGGGCAAGGCCCTGGCGAACCATGAGGCGCTGCGCGAGGAGCGCGACGCGTTGCTGGAGAAGGTCCGCCTGGAGCTGCGCCAGTTCCACGAGATGGGGCTGGAAATCAAAGGGGCGCAGGGGCTCGTCGACTTCCGGGCGCACCGGGGCGAGGAGCCGGTGTACCTGTGCTGGCGCCTGGGTGAGCCCGCCGTCTCCCACTGGCATGGAATGTATGACGGCTTCTCCGGGCGCCGTCCCATCGACAGCCCGGACGAATTCGCCCCGACCTATCTGAGCTGA
- a CDS encoding cyclic nucleotide-binding domain-containing protein — protein MRDMRVAGRERARQLARQGRLEDALAEYRNLLQSNPDDADACQRVAELLEELGRKAESSSAYALASRAWAREGSLLSAVTACVALGRVGAPPEMKARCARSLAERFALSAEPTSSDGPVPLFSRLGREDFVALVEVLAARVFAPGQLVVEEGAPGASMFALVEGRAEVARALEDGTRGVVGTVSPGDCFGELALVSEGPRLASVVTTERSVLLELTRTALEAVRARHPRVGEVLEDFYRRRLVDNLLRSNPLLNHLTLEQKAALSRDFHLRGVASGEVLLTQGQRGDAFYVLLRGKCTPWLEHPDGRRMALVELREGDVFGEISLLLDKPVSATVKADVKGVVLRLSRDAFERHLLSQPGLKGQLMRMGTERLQRSARVLASGRVLHDGDLRV, from the coding sequence ATGAGGGACATGCGCGTCGCGGGAAGGGAGCGGGCTCGTCAGCTCGCGCGTCAGGGGCGGTTGGAGGATGCGCTGGCGGAGTACCGGAACCTCTTGCAGTCCAACCCCGATGACGCGGACGCGTGTCAACGCGTGGCGGAGTTGTTGGAGGAGCTGGGGCGCAAGGCGGAGTCCTCATCCGCCTACGCGTTGGCGTCGAGAGCGTGGGCGCGCGAGGGCTCTCTGCTGTCCGCGGTGACCGCGTGTGTGGCTTTGGGCCGGGTGGGCGCTCCGCCCGAGATGAAGGCCCGCTGCGCGCGCTCGCTGGCGGAGCGCTTCGCCTTGTCCGCGGAGCCCACGTCCTCGGACGGTCCGGTACCGCTCTTCTCCCGCCTGGGGCGCGAGGACTTCGTCGCGCTGGTGGAGGTGCTGGCGGCGCGTGTCTTCGCGCCAGGGCAGTTGGTGGTGGAGGAGGGCGCGCCGGGGGCGTCCATGTTCGCGCTGGTGGAGGGCCGGGCGGAGGTGGCTCGCGCGCTGGAGGATGGGACCCGGGGCGTGGTGGGGACGGTGTCGCCCGGAGACTGCTTCGGTGAGCTGGCGCTGGTGTCCGAGGGCCCCCGGCTCGCCAGCGTGGTTACGACCGAGCGCTCTGTGTTGCTGGAGCTGACGCGCACGGCCCTGGAGGCGGTGAGGGCACGTCATCCTCGCGTGGGCGAGGTGCTGGAGGACTTCTACCGGCGGCGCCTGGTGGACAACCTGCTGCGCAGCAATCCGCTGCTCAACCACCTCACCCTGGAGCAGAAGGCGGCGCTCTCCCGCGACTTCCACCTGCGCGGCGTGGCCTCCGGCGAGGTGCTGCTGACGCAAGGCCAGCGTGGCGACGCGTTCTACGTGCTCCTACGCGGCAAGTGCACCCCCTGGCTGGAGCACCCGGATGGACGGCGCATGGCGCTGGTGGAGCTGCGCGAGGGGGATGTCTTCGGCGAAATCTCCCTGCTGCTCGACAAGCCCGTGTCCGCCACGGTGAAGGCGGACGTGAAGGGCGTGGTGCTGCGCTTGTCTCGGGATGCCTTCGAGCGGCACCTGCTCAGCCAGCCCGGCCTCAAGGGACAGCTGATGCGCATGGGGACGGAGCGGCTGCAGCGCTCGGCGCGGGTGCTCGCCTCCGGCCGCGTGCTGCACGACGGCGACCTGCGCGTCTGA
- a CDS encoding c-type cytochrome, with amino-acid sequence MSGATWKALPWVVLLTLASACGDDEKAPTAVEYGKLLFHDARLSESQFNSFSCSTCHATTPTPQGGRMNSGYTLYNVVGRGSWWGGYETNLLDAVNFCYVSFMRGVQKLPADSPQSRALYEYLSSISPDTTSPALPYTVVKDVRDVPRGSAERGRAVYQAACQECHGETHTGKGRLTELASILPEVTRNYDETFPGIPHSLVIIEKVRHGQFFGVGGNMPAYSVEALSDEDLGALLAYLGL; translated from the coding sequence ATGAGCGGCGCCACCTGGAAGGCCCTGCCGTGGGTGGTGCTGCTGACGTTGGCCTCCGCCTGTGGCGATGACGAGAAGGCGCCCACGGCGGTGGAGTACGGCAAGCTGCTGTTCCACGACGCGCGGCTGTCGGAGAGCCAGTTCAACAGCTTCTCCTGCTCGACGTGTCACGCGACGACGCCCACGCCACAGGGCGGACGGATGAACTCCGGCTACACGCTGTACAACGTGGTGGGCCGAGGCTCCTGGTGGGGCGGCTACGAGACGAACCTGCTGGACGCGGTGAACTTCTGCTACGTCAGCTTCATGCGCGGCGTGCAGAAGCTGCCCGCGGATTCTCCGCAGAGCCGCGCGCTGTACGAATACCTGTCGAGCATCAGCCCCGACACGACCTCCCCCGCCCTGCCCTACACGGTGGTGAAGGACGTGCGCGACGTGCCTCGCGGGAGCGCGGAGCGCGGACGCGCCGTGTATCAAGCCGCATGTCAGGAGTGTCACGGTGAGACTCACACCGGAAAGGGACGGCTCACGGAGCTGGCCTCGATTCTCCCGGAGGTGACTCGCAACTACGACGAGACCTTCCCAGGAATCCCGCATTCCCTGGTCATCATCGAGAAGGTGCGGCACGGCCAGTTCTTCGGCGTCGGCGGCAACATGCCCGCGTACAGCGTGGAGGCCCTCTCCGACGAGGACTTGGGGGCGCTGCTCGCGTACCTCGGGCTGTAG